In the genome of Bacteroides mediterraneensis, the window AAACCGGCGTGCCTGCGGACTTTTCTCGATGGCCGACACGCGCCATCCTTTTTCCTGCATGAAATGAGGGAAATATCCCGTCCCGGTACCGATGTCCAGCAACATTCCTCTGCTGAGGCCTGAATTGTGCTTGATCAGGCGGGCTTTACGTGCAAGCATGAAACGGCGCACCCAATGATAGACACGGTTCATCAGTCCTTTGTGTGTATCACTGTGTGAAATATAGTCCGGGCTTTCATAATAACGTCCTATTTCCGCTTCTACGGGAGCGGACTGTGTGAACTGAAAGCCGCAGTGAGTGCAACGACAGATGGCAAAAGACTCACCGGAAGCATAGTGGTCCGTACATGTCATTACTTCTTCAAAATGGCTTTCTCCACAGAGTGGACATTTATCTATTTTTAGTGTATTCACTTCATTCCCTAATTTGCTGCAAAATAACAAATAAAAAGCCTATAGAACGACTTTCTTTAAAAGTTTTTAAGAGTATTAGACTGCTTTATGTTTGTTTTTTGTATCTTAGCCGCCATTAATAGACACTTTGCAAAATAAATATGAACAAGAAACGATTGACACGGTCGAATAACCGCATGATAGGAGGGGTTTGTGCCGGTATAGCAGACTATTTTAACTGGGATATTACGCTGGTGCGGATTGTGTACGTATTGGCTACTTTCTTTACCGCTTTTTCGGGGGGAATTGTCTATCTGATTTTGTGGCTGATTATGCCGGAAGCCGGAAGGGATACCGACTGAAACTGGAAAACGCACTTATATAAAGAGAAAAACGCGCTCGTATGTTGGATGTTTCCCAGTGCGGAAACGTACGTTTCCCGGACGGAAAACATACGTTTCTGCAGCGAGAAACATACGTTTTCCTTGAGGGAAACGTAAAAGATGTCGGGAAATTCTCACTTTATCTTTTGGTGAGTTCCCGGAATATTATTCTGTCACTTCTATTCCTTTGAGGGTAGCCGAACTGGATTCCGTAATCTTGACTTTTACAAAATCGCCGATTCGGTGGTTGCCACGGTCGAATACTACCACTTTATTTTGTTCCGTACGTCCAAACAGCTGTTCTTTGGAGCGTTTTGACACGCCTTCCACCAGCACTTCGAAGGTCTTTCCCACATCCTTGGCATTGCTTTCGGCCGAAAGCTGGTTCTGCAGTTCGATGAGTTCGTTCAGGCGGCGGATTTTGATTTCTTCCGGCACGTCGTCGGGAAGATGCTTGGATGCGTAGGTGCCCGGACGTTCGGAATACTTGAACATGAAGGCCGAATCGTAGGCACATTCCCGCATCAGCGAGAGGGACATTTGATGGTCTTCCTCCGTTTCGGAATGGAAGCCGGAGAAAATGTCGGTGCTGAGTCCACAGTCGGGGATGATGCGACGGATGGCAGCCACTCTTTCCAGGTACCATTCACGGGTATATTTGCGGTTCATCAGTTTCAGGATGCGTGAACTTCCGCTCTGTACGGGCAGGTGGATGTGCTTGCACACGTTAGGCACTTCCGCGATGACATGGAGGGTCTCATCGCTCATGTCTTTCGGATGGGAAGTGGTGAAGCGTACGCGCATGTCGGGCACGGCCTCAGCCACGGTACGGAGCAGCATGGGGAAAGTCACCGTTTCTCCGTCTTTCTCAAAACGGTAGGAGTTGACGTTCTGTCCCAGAAGGGTGACTTCTTTGTAGCCTTTCCGCTGCAGGTCGCGCACTTCGTTCAGGATGCTTTTCACGTCGCGGCTGCGTTCACGTCCGCGGGTGTAAGGCACGATGCAGTAGTGGCAGAAGTTGTTGCATCCGCGCATGATGGACACAAAGCCTGAGATATGGTTGCCGCAGATACGTGAAGGAATGACGTCGCGGTAGGTCTCGGTGGTGGAGAGTTCCACGTTGATGGCCTTTTCTCCAGCTTCCACGGCTCCGATGAGGTCGGGCAGTGTCAGGTAGGCATCGGGTCCGGCCACCAGGTCGACATGGTGCTTTTCAATCAGGTCGTTTTTTACTCGTTCGGCCATGCATCCCAATACGCCCACGATGAGGTGCTTGCGCTTTTTGCGCAAGGAATGGAAGAATTCCAGTCGGTTCAGGATTTTCTGTTCTGCATTGTCGCGGATGGAGCAGGTGTTCATAAACACGGCATCCGCCTCTTCCAGGTTGTCGCACGGGGTGTAGCCGGCCATTTGCATGATAGAGGCAATCACCTCACTGTCTGCCACATTCATCTGGCATCCATACGTTTCGATAAACAGTTTCTTGCTTTCGTTTTCAGTTGCAGATTTAAAGTCTGCTCCTGTAATTTCTTTTGTCATAAGGTTTTTGGAATTAAAATTTTGCCTGCAAAGATATCTGTTTCTTGGTTAACTTCCATGAAAAGGGTAGGATATATAGATTTTATTCGTATCTTTGAAGAAAACCTTAACACTTGTATTTATGGACGTTTTTCAAATTCTTATCTTTCTGGGAATAATCTGTCTGGGGCTTTATCAGACGAGAAAACAGACACAGAAAAAGACCGCTCAGAAAAAAGTGGTGAGAAAAACGGTTCTTGCAGATGCTTCCCCGAAGGCAGAGGAAGCGGTGGAAGAAGTGCGGATGACTCCGCCGCCAACAAGACGGAAAAAGCGGGCGGAACATTTCGCGAAGCAGGTAAAACAGCCTCCAAAAGAAGGAAAACAGGCCTCCATACAGATGGAGAAGCCGGAAGAAGACCGTTCGGAATATGCTTTCCGCACGCCGTCGGACGCGCGTCGGGCTTTTATCTATTCTGAAATCTTCCGCCGGAAATACGACTGAGAGACAAACTTTTATACTTAAATACTATAACATAAAAAACACTTGATACTATGAGCTTTAACTTTATTACGGCAGCCGAGGCTGCCAGCTACATCAAGGATGGGGATATCGTCGGATTGAGCGGCTTTACCCCTGCAGGAAGTCCGAAAGCGGTGACCGCAGAGTTGGCAAAAATAGCAGAGGAAAAACATGCGAGGGGTGAAGCCTTTCAAATAGGTGTGATTACGGGAGCGTCTACAGGAGACTCTTGCGACGGGGCACTGACCCGGGCACACGCCATCAAGTTCCGTGCTCCTTATACCACAAACACAGATTTCCGCAAGGCGGTGAACAACGGTGAAATCAATTATACGGATATCCATCTGTCGCAGGTGGCACAGCGCCTGCGCTCCGGTTTCTTGGGGCATGTCAATGTGGCTATTCTTGAGGCTTGCGAGATTACGGAAGACGGGCGTATCTACCTGACAGCCGGTGTGGGTATTTCACCGACTATTGCCCGGCTGGCCGACAAGGTGATTGTGGAACTGAATGCAGCTCATAGCAAGCGTTTGATTGGTATGCACGATTTGTATGAGATGGAACGTCCGCCTTACCGCCGGCCGATTCCGATTGTGCGTCCGAGCGACCGTATCGGTCTTCCTTACATTCAGGTGGACCCTTCCAAAATAGTAGGTATTGTGGAGACAAATATTCCGGATGAGGCCCGTGGCTTCCATGCTTCCGATCCGGTAACGGATAAAATCGGACAGAATGTGGCGGAGTTTCTGGCAGCCGACATGCGCAAGGGAATCATTCCTTCCACCTTCCTTCCGTTGCAGTCGGGGGTAGGGAATATCGCCAATGCAGTGTTGAGTGCGTTGGGAAAAGATTCCAGCATTCCTCCGTTTGAGATGTACACGGAAGTGATACAGAATGCGGTCATCACCCTGATTAAGGAAGGACGCATCAAGTTTGGCAGTACCTGTTCGCTGAGCGTGACCAACGACTGTCTGCAGGACATTTACGACAACATGGACTTTTTCCGCCACAAGCTGGTGTTGCGTCCTTCGGAAATCTCCAACTGTCCGGAGGTTATCCGTCGTATCGGTGTCATTTCCATGAATACGGCCATTGAAGCGGATATTTATGGCAATGTGAACTCTACCCATATTTGCGGTACCAAGATGATGAACGGCATCGGTGGTTCCGGCGACTTCACCCGCAGTGCCTATATCTCTATCTTCTCTTGTCCGTCGACGGCCAAAGGCGGATGCATCAGTTCCATCGTACCGATGGTATCGCATCTGGACCACAGCGAACATTCCGTGAACGTGATTATTACCGAGCAGGGAATTGCCGACTTGCGTGGAAAGAGCCCGATGGAGCGTGCGGAGGCAGTGATTGAAAACTGTGCACATCCGGACTACAAGCAGCTGCTTTGGGATTATCTGAAAATCTCCACGAAAGGGCAGACTTGCCACAGTCTTTCGGCTGCATTGGGCATGCATCAGGTATTTCTTGACAAGGGTGACATGCGCTTGACCAACTGGGCCGATTTCCAGAAATAAAAAGGATGGCGTTAATATATAAAATGCCCCGTATCAGCCGACTGGTACGGGGCATTGTTATGGTATAAGGAGGGTTTTATTCTACGTTGATTTGAAGTTTCCCGGTTTTTATGCCTTGTGCGCTGACCTGCAGTTCGAGTATTCCCTTTTCCTCTCCTGCCTGTACAATAGCAGTCAGCATCCCATTGAAGGCATGCATTTGAGGCAGGTGGAACAAGTCCAGACAGGTCGGGTCGCCATTGGCAGAGGCCTTGTAGCTTCCGGCACCTTTTACTTTGAATTTCACCAGGCGCATGTCGGTGGGGCAGAGGTTCCCGTCTTTGTCTACAATGCGTACGGTTACGTAGGCCAGATCTTTTCCGTCGGCTTTCAGCGATTTCTGTGCAGGAATCAGTTCAATGTGATGCGGCTTTCCTGCTGTACGGATTGTTTTTTCCGCTTTGGCGGTACCAGCTTCATCGTATGCCACAACTTTCACTTCTCCTGGTTCGTAAATGGCATGCGGCCACATCAGGCGGTAGCGGTTTTCCACCGTTTGGCGGTTCTTGGTCTGCTTTCCGTAGCTTTTCCCGTTGATGAAAAGTTCGGCTGTCGGATAGTTGGTATAGACGAATACGGGCACCTCCTTGCCTTCCCGTCCTTTCCAGTTCCAGTGCGGGAGAATGTGCAGGGTTTCTGCCTGCTTGTTCCATACACTGCGGTACAGGTAATAACGGTCTTTCGGAATAGAAGCCAGGTCGATGATACCGAACATGGAACTGTGGTTGGGCCATGCGTTTGTGTCGTACGGACTGGGTTCACCCAGGTAGTCGAAACCGGTCCATACAAACTGTCCCAAGGTCCATTCATGGTCGTCTGCCAGGGCGAAGTCGATGTCGGGAATGTTGGACCACGAGCAGTATTCCAAGTCGTAGGAAGACGACTGATGGTCTTCATATTTGGCGTCTGCTTTCCGTTCGGCAGGGAATTTATACACGCCGCGGGAGCTGACGGTCGAAGAAGTCTCTGAGCCTAACACCAAGTTTTGTGGCAGCCGCTGATAGGCTTCCTCGTAGCGGTGTGCCCGGTAATTGAATCCCGGAATGTCGAGCATGGCAGCAAATCCGTTGTCCAATACACAATCTACCTGGTCCATACCGCAGGTAACCGGACGGGTGGGGTCTTCGCGGTGACAGATGTCTTGCAGGAATTTGGCCACCTTATAGCCTTCGGCACTGCACTGGGTGGGCACCTCATTTCCGATACTCCACATCACCACACAAGGGTGGTTACGATACTGTTGCAGCATGTTCACCATGTCTTTTTCCGCCCATTCGTTGAAGTAGCGGTGGTATCCGTTGTCGCATTTGGCGATGTCCCATTCATCGAAGGGCTCAATCATCATCATGAAACCCATTTCGTCGCAGAGACTGACCAGTTCGGGAGCCGGCATGTTGTGGGCCGTACGGATGGCGTCGCATCCCATGTCTTTCAACAGGGTAAGTTGGTGGCGTAAGGCCGAAACATTGATGGCTGCTCCCAGCGGGCCTAAATCGTGGTGATTGCATACGCCTTGGAATTTACGGTGTTTTCCGTTCAGGAAAAAGCCCTTGTCGGCCACGAACTCGATGGAGCGGATGCCGAAGCGGGTGGTATAGGTATCAGTGAGTTTCCCGTCAACATAGATTTTGGAGACAGCCTGATAGAGTACGGGCGTTTCCGGTGACCATAATTGTGGCTTTTCCACGATAAAGTTCTGTGTGAAAGGTTGTCCATGGTTGATGCGTCCTTCGTTCTTTTTGCTGGCCACTTTCTGTCCGTCGGGAGAAAGAATATCCGTTTCTACGGTAATTTTTTCTTTTCCCACGTTGTTTAGTGTGGTGCGGAGGCAGACGGATGCATAGTCGGTAGCCACGTGAGGAGTGGTGATTTGAGTACCCCACACAGGCACGTGTACCTTCTCCGTGGTAACCAAGTGGACGTTCCGGTAGAGTCCGGCTCCAGGATACCAGCGGGAAGACTGGGGACGGTTTTCCAGACGTACCGCCAATACGTTGTCTTTCCCGTCTTTATGCAGGAATTCAGTTACATCGCAGTGGAAAGAATTGTAACCGAACGGCCAAAAGCATGCTTCTTGTCCGTTGACATATACATGGGCCTCGCTCATGGCACCGTCGAAAATCAGTGTGGTCTTTTTGTCGGGGTCTGCATCAAATCGCGTGCGGTACCAGCCCACTCCCACGTAGGGAAGTCCGCCGGTACGTCCGGTTTTTACCGAAGCCTGTTTCTCGAAGTTTTGGGTAATGGCTATGTTCTGCAGGTCGTTGCTGCGGTCGAACGGTCCGTAGATAGCCCAGTCGTGAGGAACACGGACCGATTCCCATTGCGCGTCATTGAAGGTGGGGGAGGCGGCTCCGGAAGCTTCTCCTTTATGGAATTTCCAGCCGGTTTCCAGAAGTTGTTCGTGGCGTTGTGCGCTGAGGCTGCATACGCTGCAGAGCAAGACAGCGAGCAGGAAGAGATTACGGATGTGCATAGATTTTTAAGATTAGGTTTTCATTTATCAGGCAAAGATAAACTTTTCGGTCGAAACTATCCTTATTTATTGCTGAACTCTTACTATATTTGCGGAGAATTTGGAGAAATACGTAAAAATCAATCATATAATATTTCGATATGGAATATAATTTCAGAGAAATTGAAAAAAAATGGCAGCAAAGATGGGTGGACCGAAAGACCTATAAGGTTGTCGAGGATGAATCCAAAAAGAAGTTCTATGTGTTGAACATGTTCCCTTATCCTTCGGGAGCCGGCCTTCACGTAGGTCATCCGCTGGGATACATTGCCAGCGACATTTATGCTCGCTATAAGCGTTTGCAGGGATTCAATGTGTTGAATCCGATGGGATACGATGCATACGGTCTGCCTGCCGAACAATATGCTATTCAGACGGGACAGCATCCGGCAGTCACAACTGCGGTCAATATCGCCCGTTATCGGGAGCAGCTGGACAAGATTGGTTTCTCGTTCGACTGGGACCGTGAAGTGCGTACCTGCGAGCCGGGATATTACCACTGGACGCAGTGGGCTTTCCAGAAGATGTTCAACAGCTTCTATTGCAATTCTTGTCACAAGGCTCAGCCTATCAGCAAGCTGGTGGCACATTTTGAAAAGGACGGTACGGACGGCCTGGATGTAGCTTGCAGTGAGGAACTGCATTTCACTGCCGAAGAGTGGAAGGCTAAGACGGAAAAGGAACAGCAGGAAATCCTGATGAACTACCGTATTGCTTACTTGGGTGAGACCATGGTAAACTGGTGTCCGGCGTTGGGTACCGTACTGGCCAACGATGAGGTGGTCGACGGGGTGTCTGAACGTGGAGGCCACCCGGTGGTACAGAAGAAGATGCGTCAGTGGTGTCTGCGTGTGTCTGCTTATGCACAGCGTCTGCTCGACGGACTGGAAACGGTGGATTGGACCGATTCTCTGAAAGAAACGCAGCGGAACTGGATTGGCCGTTCAGAAGGAACGGAAGTCCGTTTCAAGGTGAAAGACAGTGATTTGGAATTTACCATCTTTACGACCCGTGCCGATACCATGTTTGGGGTGACTTTCATGGTACTTGCACCTGAAAGTGAACTGGTTCCGCAGTTGACTACCGAAGCACAGCGTGCGGAAGTGGAAGCTTATCTGGAACGCACAAAGAAACGTACCGAGCGTGAACGTATTTCCGACCGTCGGGTAACCGGTGTGTTCAGTGGCTCGTATGCCGTGAATCCGTTTACGGGTGAGTCCGTTCCGGTATGGATCAGTGATTATGTATTGGCCGGATACGGTACAGGTGCCATCATGGCCGTACCTGCACACGACAGCCGTGACTATGCGTTTGCCAAGCATTTCAATCTGCCGATTGTCCCGTTGGTAGAAGGTTGCGATGTCAGTGAAGAAAGTTTTGATGCCAAGGAAGGTATTGTCTGCAACTCTCCGAAAGCCGGTGTGACTCCTTATTGCGACTTGACCTTGAACGGTTTGACCATCAAGGAAGCCATTGCCGCTACCAAGAAATATGTAAAAGAACATAACCTGGGACGTGTGAAAGTGAATTTCCGCTTGCGCGACGCCATCTTCTCTCGTCAGCGTTACTGGGGTGAACCGTTCCCGGTTTACTATAAGGACGGTATGCCGTACATGATTGACGAGAACAAACTTCCATTGGAATTGCCGGAAGTTGCCAAATTCTTGCCGACCGAAAGCGGGGAACCTCCATTGGGACATGCTACCCGTTGGGCTTGGGATGTGGAAAAAGGTGAAGTGGTGGAAAACTCCAAGATTGACAATGTCACGGTATTTCCGCTCGAACTGAATACCATGCCGGGATTTGCCGGTTCAAGTGCTTATTATCTGCGCTACATGGATCCGCACAACGACAAGGAACTGGTTTCTGAAAAAGCTGACCGCTACTGGCAGAATGTTGACCTCTATGTGGGAGGTACGGAACATGCGACCGGTCACTTGATTTATTCTCGTTTCTGGAACAAGTTCTTGTTCGACCTGGGTGTCAGCATCAAGGAAGAACCGTTCCAGAAGCTAGTGAACCAAGGAATGATTCAGGGTCGAAGCAATTTTGTATATCGTATCAAGGATACCAATACGTTTGTGTCACTGGGCTTGAAAGACCAGTATGACGTGACTCCGCTGCACGTGGATGTGAATATCGTATCCAATGACGTGCTGGATGTGGAAGCCTTCAAGAACTGGCGTCCGGAATACCACAATGCAGAATTCATCCTCGAAGACGGCAAGTACATCTGCGGCTGGGCAGTGGAAAAGATGAGTAAGTCTATGTACAACGTGGTCAATCCGGATATGATTGTAGAACGTTATGGAGCCGATACCTTGCGTATGTACGAAATGTTCCTCGGTCCGGTGGAACAGTCCAAACCGTGGGATACCAATGGTATCGACGGAGTACACCGTTTCCTGAAGAAACTCTGGAACTTGTTCTATGACCGTCAGGGCACTTTCTTGCCTGCCGAAGGAGAGGCGACCAAGGAAGAACTGAAATCCATTCATAAGCTGATTAAGAAGGTGACAGGCGATATTGAAACCTTCTCTTACAATACGTCCATCAGTGCGTTCATGATTTGTGTGAATGAGCTGACGGCCTTGAAGTGTTGCAACAAGGAAGTGATGAGCGACCTTGTGGTGCTGCTGGCTCCGTTTGCTCCTCACTTGGCAGAAGAATTGTGGGAAGCACTGGGGCACACCACTTCTGTATGTGATGCGCACTGGCCTGCATTCAACGAAGAATACCTGAAGGAAGACAGCGTGAAATACACCATTTCGTTCAACGGAAAGGCGCGTTTCACTATGGAATTCCCTGCCGATGCAGACAATGAAACCATCCAGGCTGCGGTAATGGCTGAAGAACAGTCGCAGAAGTGGATTGACGGCAAGACACCGAAGAAGGTGATTATCGTGCCGAAGAAGATTGTGAACATTGTACTTTAATTTTTTATTTTTCATCCGGAACAAGAAGGGAAAGGCTTCCCCTTCTTGTTCCGGATGATTTTTTGTTTGTCTATGGAAACATTATTGAAGAAGAAATTAGGAAGAGAGTCAAGGGACTATCTGGCCATTACTTTTGGCCTGATTTGTTATTCCATTGGCTGGGCGGCCTTCATGCTTCCGTATCAGATTACGACGGGAGGTGTGACGGGTATTGCGGCCATTATTTATTATGCGACGGGCATTGAAATCCAGGTTTCTTATTTTGTCATCAACGCGGTTTTCTTGGGATTTGCCTTGAAGATTTTGGGTCCGAAGTTCAGTATCAAGACTATTTTTGCCATTTTCATGCTGACTTTCCTGCTCTGGTTTTTCCAGATGATTCTGAAGGATGAAAACGGGAACCTGCCGCAGTTGTTGGGACCTGGACAGGACTTCATGGCTTGTGTGATAGGAGCTGGGTTGTTGGGCTTCGGTATCGGTATTGTCTTCTGTAACAACGGAAGTACGGGAGGTACGGATATTATTGCATGGATTATCAACAAGTATAAGGACGTTACTTTGGGGCGGATGATGATGTATTGTGATATTGTCATCATTTCTTCGTGCTACTTTATCTTTCACGACTGGCGCAGGGTTTTGTTCGGCTTCTGTGTACTGTTTATCATGAGCATTGTGATTGATTATGTCATCAACAGCACACGCCAGTCTGTACAGTTCCTGATATTTTCCCGCAAGTATGAAGAGATAGCCGAGGGAATAGCTACCCAAGTGGACCGTGGGGTAACATTGCTCGATGGAAAAGGCTGGTACAGCAAGCAGGATATTAAGGTTGTGGTGGTATTGGCTAAAAAGAGAGAGTCACTCGACATCTTCCGTCTGGTAAAAGACATTGATCCCAATGCGTTTATTTCGCAAAGTAATGTGGTCGGAGTATACGGGGAAGGCTTTGATAAACTTAAAGTAAAATAAACATTTCCCTAAGATAATTAAAATAAAAGTGGGTTTTCCCGTTTAATTTGTTTTATCGGGAAAACTTACTTTATTTTGTAGATTAATAATGATACTTAAATCTATAGCGTGAAAAAAATATCCAAGTTTATTCTGATGGCAATATTATGTTTGGCCAATGCCTTCGGAAATTATGTGTGGGGAAAAGACTTACCTCAAGTCCGTCCGTTGCATACGGGCTGGGAATTTTCAATGTACGGCAGTAACGAATGGTTGACGGCTGAAGTTCCGGGTACGGTTCATCAGGATTTGTTGGCTCATGACAAACTGCCTGATCCGTTTTATGGCATGAATGAGGAGAAAATACAGTGGGTCGAAAAAGAAGACTGGCTGTATCGGACGTCGTTTGTGTTAAGCGAGGAAGAGATGGGTGCAGAAGGTACGTTTCTGGTATTTGAGGGATTGGATACTTATGCAGATGTCTTTTTAAACGGTGCCTTGTTGTTACAAGCAGACAATATGTTTGTCGGTTATCGGGTACCTGTCAAATCCGTACTGAAAAAGGGTGAAAACAAACTGGTGATACGTTTCCGTTCACCCATTCGGGAGGCGATGCCCCAATGGGAAAGTAACGGATTCGATTATCCGGCAGACAACGACCATTTCCCACAGAAATTAAGTGTGTTTACCCGTAAAGCTCCCTATTCTTATGGCTGGGATTGGGGAATCCGTATGGTGACCTGCGGAATCTGGCGTCCTGTGTATCTGGAGTTTGTCAGTAAGGCGGTGGTAGAGGATTATTTTGTGCTTCAGACCTCGGTCAGTGCAGCCCGTGCAGAGGTAGACAATCAGATAGAGATAAATAATATAGGCGATGATAAGCAGCAGGCTCTGGTCCGTGTCACCTATCGTTATCCGCACGAAGCAGATAAGAGTATAGAGAAAAAGGTGGAGTTACAGCCGGGACGGAATACCGTATCGCTCCCTTTGTCGGTGGAGTCGCCGCATTTGTGGATGCCCAACGGCTGGGGAGAGCCTGCGTTGTATGAGTTTGAAGCGTCGGTGTGGGTCGACGGACAGCTGGTTTCGCAGAAAAGTCATCAGATAGGGCTCCGGCAGGTACGTGTGGTACAAGAGAAAGACAAAGAGGGAATGAGTTTCTATTTTGAGGTAAACGGCGTTCCGATGTTTGCCAAAGGTACCAACTTGATTCCTTCCGATGCCTTACTTCCGCGGGTGACTCGTGCTCGTTATGCTCGTTTGCTGGAAGATGCACAAACCTCTCACATGAATATGATACGTGTATGGGGAGGAGGCATTTATGAAGATGACGCCTTCTTTGAAGAGGCCGACAAGCGGGGAATCCTCATCTGGCAGGATTTTATGTTTGCTTGTACCACGTATCCGCACGACCCGGCTTTCCTGCATAGGGTGTCGGAAGAAGCCGAATACAATATCAAACGATTGCGGAATCATGCCTCATTGGCTATGTGGTGTGGCAACAATGAGATTTATGAAGGCCTGCGTTATTGGGGCTGGAAAGAAAAATATACACCGGAAGTCTATCAGCAGATGCTGAAGGGATACGATGTGCTTTTCCGCCATCTTCTGCCGGAAAAGGTGAAAGAGCTGGATCCGGGACGATTCTATCTGGAGGGGTCTCCCTATGAGGCCAACTGGGGAAGACCGGAAAGTTGGAAGATAGCCGACAGCCACAACTGGGGTACCTGGTATGGCCAGAAGCCTTTCGAGAGTCTGGATACGGAAATTCCCCGGTTTATGAGCGAATATGGGTTTCAGGCCTTCCCGGAAATGAAAACCATCCGTACGTTTGCTTCTCCGGAAGACTATGAGCTGGAATCTCCGGTGATGAACGCACATCAGAAGAGTACCATCGGGAATGCCTTGATAAAAAAG includes:
- a CDS encoding PspC domain-containing protein, producing MNKKRLTRSNNRMIGGVCAGIADYFNWDITLVRIVYVLATFFTAFSGGIVYLILWLIMPEAGRDTD
- the miaB gene encoding tRNA (N6-isopentenyl adenosine(37)-C2)-methylthiotransferase MiaB — its product is MTKEITGADFKSATENESKKLFIETYGCQMNVADSEVIASIMQMAGYTPCDNLEEADAVFMNTCSIRDNAEQKILNRLEFFHSLRKKRKHLIVGVLGCMAERVKNDLIEKHHVDLVAGPDAYLTLPDLIGAVEAGEKAINVELSTTETYRDVIPSRICGNHISGFVSIMRGCNNFCHYCIVPYTRGRERSRDVKSILNEVRDLQRKGYKEVTLLGQNVNSYRFEKDGETVTFPMLLRTVAEAVPDMRVRFTTSHPKDMSDETLHVIAEVPNVCKHIHLPVQSGSSRILKLMNRKYTREWYLERVAAIRRIIPDCGLSTDIFSGFHSETEEDHQMSLSLMRECAYDSAFMFKYSERPGTYASKHLPDDVPEEIKIRRLNELIELQNQLSAESNAKDVGKTFEVLVEGVSKRSKEQLFGRTEQNKVVVFDRGNHRIGDFVKVKITESSSATLKGIEVTE
- a CDS encoding acetyl-CoA hydrolase/transferase family protein yields the protein MSFNFITAAEAASYIKDGDIVGLSGFTPAGSPKAVTAELAKIAEEKHARGEAFQIGVITGASTGDSCDGALTRAHAIKFRAPYTTNTDFRKAVNNGEINYTDIHLSQVAQRLRSGFLGHVNVAILEACEITEDGRIYLTAGVGISPTIARLADKVIVELNAAHSKRLIGMHDLYEMERPPYRRPIPIVRPSDRIGLPYIQVDPSKIVGIVETNIPDEARGFHASDPVTDKIGQNVAEFLAADMRKGIIPSTFLPLQSGVGNIANAVLSALGKDSSIPPFEMYTEVIQNAVITLIKEGRIKFGSTCSLSVTNDCLQDIYDNMDFFRHKLVLRPSEISNCPEVIRRIGVISMNTAIEADIYGNVNSTHICGTKMMNGIGGSGDFTRSAYISIFSCPSTAKGGCISSIVPMVSHLDHSEHSVNVIITEQGIADLRGKSPMERAEAVIENCAHPDYKQLLWDYLKISTKGQTCHSLSAALGMHQVFLDKGDMRLTNWADFQK
- a CDS encoding glycoside hydrolase family 2 TIM barrel-domain containing protein, with translation MHIRNLFLLAVLLCSVCSLSAQRHEQLLETGWKFHKGEASGAASPTFNDAQWESVRVPHDWAIYGPFDRSNDLQNIAITQNFEKQASVKTGRTGGLPYVGVGWYRTRFDADPDKKTTLIFDGAMSEAHVYVNGQEACFWPFGYNSFHCDVTEFLHKDGKDNVLAVRLENRPQSSRWYPGAGLYRNVHLVTTEKVHVPVWGTQITTPHVATDYASVCLRTTLNNVGKEKITVETDILSPDGQKVASKKNEGRINHGQPFTQNFIVEKPQLWSPETPVLYQAVSKIYVDGKLTDTYTTRFGIRSIEFVADKGFFLNGKHRKFQGVCNHHDLGPLGAAINVSALRHQLTLLKDMGCDAIRTAHNMPAPELVSLCDEMGFMMMIEPFDEWDIAKCDNGYHRYFNEWAEKDMVNMLQQYRNHPCVVMWSIGNEVPTQCSAEGYKVAKFLQDICHREDPTRPVTCGMDQVDCVLDNGFAAMLDIPGFNYRAHRYEEAYQRLPQNLVLGSETSSTVSSRGVYKFPAERKADAKYEDHQSSSYDLEYCSWSNIPDIDFALADDHEWTLGQFVWTGFDYLGEPSPYDTNAWPNHSSMFGIIDLASIPKDRYYLYRSVWNKQAETLHILPHWNWKGREGKEVPVFVYTNYPTAELFINGKSYGKQTKNRQTVENRYRLMWPHAIYEPGEVKVVAYDEAGTAKAEKTIRTAGKPHHIELIPAQKSLKADGKDLAYVTVRIVDKDGNLCPTDMRLVKFKVKGAGSYKASANGDPTCLDLFHLPQMHAFNGMLTAIVQAGEEKGILELQVSAQGIKTGKLQINVE
- the leuS gene encoding leucine--tRNA ligase; protein product: MEYNFREIEKKWQQRWVDRKTYKVVEDESKKKFYVLNMFPYPSGAGLHVGHPLGYIASDIYARYKRLQGFNVLNPMGYDAYGLPAEQYAIQTGQHPAVTTAVNIARYREQLDKIGFSFDWDREVRTCEPGYYHWTQWAFQKMFNSFYCNSCHKAQPISKLVAHFEKDGTDGLDVACSEELHFTAEEWKAKTEKEQQEILMNYRIAYLGETMVNWCPALGTVLANDEVVDGVSERGGHPVVQKKMRQWCLRVSAYAQRLLDGLETVDWTDSLKETQRNWIGRSEGTEVRFKVKDSDLEFTIFTTRADTMFGVTFMVLAPESELVPQLTTEAQRAEVEAYLERTKKRTERERISDRRVTGVFSGSYAVNPFTGESVPVWISDYVLAGYGTGAIMAVPAHDSRDYAFAKHFNLPIVPLVEGCDVSEESFDAKEGIVCNSPKAGVTPYCDLTLNGLTIKEAIAATKKYVKEHNLGRVKVNFRLRDAIFSRQRYWGEPFPVYYKDGMPYMIDENKLPLELPEVAKFLPTESGEPPLGHATRWAWDVEKGEVVENSKIDNVTVFPLELNTMPGFAGSSAYYLRYMDPHNDKELVSEKADRYWQNVDLYVGGTEHATGHLIYSRFWNKFLFDLGVSIKEEPFQKLVNQGMIQGRSNFVYRIKDTNTFVSLGLKDQYDVTPLHVDVNIVSNDVLDVEAFKNWRPEYHNAEFILEDGKYICGWAVEKMSKSMYNVVNPDMIVERYGADTLRMYEMFLGPVEQSKPWDTNGIDGVHRFLKKLWNLFYDRQGTFLPAEGEATKEELKSIHKLIKKVTGDIETFSYNTSISAFMICVNELTALKCCNKEVMSDLVVLLAPFAPHLAEELWEALGHTTSVCDAHWPAFNEEYLKEDSVKYTISFNGKARFTMEFPADADNETIQAAVMAEEQSQKWIDGKTPKKVIIVPKKIVNIVL